One window of the Populus nigra chromosome 4, ddPopNigr1.1, whole genome shotgun sequence genome contains the following:
- the LOC133693012 gene encoding putative RING-H2 finger protein ATL21A — protein MCILEVLFLIKLLHFINAAADCSISACSIDDVPVRFPFRIEGQQPRNCGYPGFDLSCNNQSSTVLKLPHSGDFLVRGINYLTQQIQLYDTDNCLAKRLLQLNLSGSPFLGFFHQNYTFLSCPTQLVKSRFTTINCLSNSTISVLATSSMNLVNAMSSCDVISTLKIPVSWPVKYNEGFTSDLSEDLLLTWFSPDCNKCETQGSMCGFHGNASQEIGCFYDSKKGKSASDLRVFGIFILLIGIPVLVCASGIAISLYLMPWHPRTNEANATQRNSTIAAVSPQPTILVLGLDESTIESFDKLVLGESKRLPGPNGSTCAICLSEYNSKETVRIIPECKHCFHADCVDEWLRMNSTCPVCRKSPSPAHVRSSNI, from the exons ATGTGCATCTTAGAAGTTCTCTTTCTCATCAAGCTCCTTCATTTTATCAACGCAGCAGCAGATTGCTCAATCTCCGCGTGCAGCATCGATGATGTCCCTGTTCGATTCCCTTTCCGAATAGAAGGTCAGCAACCTCGAAACTGCGGCTACCCTGGTTTCGATCTCAGCTGCAACAATCAGAGTTCGACAGTTCTAAAACTTCCTCACTCCGGGGACTTTCTCGTGCGTGGCATCAATTATCTCACACAACAAATACAGCTTTACGACACGGATAATTGCCTTGCTAAACGCCTCCTACAACTCAATCTCTCAGGCTCTCCTTTCCTTGGTTTTTTCCATCAGAACTACACCTTTCTAAGCTGCCCAACTCAGCTCGTGAAGTCTCGCTTCACCACCATCAATTGCCTCAGTAATTCAACAATATCAGTTTTAGCTACCTCTTCCATGAACCTTGTGAATGCAATGTCCTCATGTGATGTTATTAGTACGCTGAAAATTCCAGTTTCATGGCCAGTTAAATACAATGAAGGGTTCACATCTGATCTCAGTGAGGATCTTCTATTAACATGGTTTTCTCCTGATTGTAATAAGTGTGAAACACAAGGCAGCATGTGTGGTTTCCATGGAAATGCTAGTCAAGAAATTGGTTGCTTCTATGATTCTAAAAAAG GCAAGTCTGCCAGTGATCTCAGAGTTTTTGGGATCTTTATCCTGTTGATTGGAATACCAGTTCTTGTATGTGCAAGTGGGATCGCTATTTCTTTATACCTTATGCCCTGGCATCCTCGAACCAATGAGGCAAATGCCACGCAGAGGAACTCCACCATAGCAGCAGTATCACCGCAACCTACCATCTTGGTGCTAGGTCTTGACGAGTCCACCATCGAATCATTTGACAAGCTGGTCCTCGGGGAAAGTAAGCGGCTGCCTGGTCCCAATGGTAGCACCTGTGCTATATGCTTATCAGAATATAACAGCAAAGAAACAGTAAGAATCATACCAGAATGCAAGCACTGTTTCCATGCAGACTGCGTCGATGAATGGCTACGGATGAACAGTACTTGTCCAGTTTGCCGGAAATCACCATCCCCTGCTCATGTTAGATCATCAAACATTTGA
- the LOC133690841 gene encoding uncharacterized protein LOC133690841: MGKWLSFQFKGILPPFPSLTKIFSISFPSPKPKPKPKPAAMEDHKDPMPFQIFAKFLDGKTKVLNFKTPSSCTAQAIKQQIFQVTQIPIHYQRLMCRGLQLNDDAIITTPESTVCLLLRLLGGKGGFGSLLRGAATKAGQKKTNNFDACRDMSGRRLRHVNAEKKLEEWKAEEEDRRMEKMAEEFIKKKAKKGKKGVGDGEAEKYVAKYREDSAKCAAVVEEAVREVLGNGNGFRKRKGKGKGVVDGAEAKKLKIWMGKRKVDESDSEGMDEDSSDEENEKSVVLNNGSHSDSNKEVEGNSDSVTGIRDGECSGGASCSSEEEKEASSERSLKSNPCGEVALNKEDELVEAQILEETVAQNANVACLKTEEISETEALEAEKKENVGPDSQCPDASSSGNGGIIESGLVIPEANGFSQSKPESNELVNEGNGDMEKPLIFDEFNSASELEVLGMERLKTELQVRGLKCGGTLQERAARLFLLKSTPLEKLPKKLLAKK, encoded by the exons atgggaAAAT GGCTTTCCTTTCAATTTAAGGGCATCCTGCCTCCATTCCCCTCTTTGACCAAAATCTTCTCAATCAGTTTCCCTtctccaaaaccaaaaccaaaaccaaaaccagcaGCAATGGAAGATCACAAGGATCCTATGCCCTTCCAGATCTTCGCAAAATTTCTAGACGGCAAAACAAAAGTCTTGAATTTCAAAACCCCAAGCTCATGTACCGCCCAAGCAATCAAGCAGCAAATCTTCCAAGTCACTCAAATCCCTATTCACTATCAACGCTTGATGTGCAGAGGGTTGCAATTAAACGACGATGCAATCATCACTACCCCCGAATCCACCGTCTGTCTTCTCCTCCGTCTCCTAGGTGGCAAAGGCGGTTTCGGGTCACTTCTCCGTGGGGCCGCTACAAAAGCGGGCCAAAAGAAGACGAATAATTTTGACGCGTGTCGGGATATGAGTGGAAGGAGGTTAAGGCATGTGAATGCGGAGAAGAAGTTGGAGGAGTGGAAGGCGGAGGAAGAGGATAGGAGGATGGAGAAGATGGCGGAGGAGTTTATTAAGAAGAAGGCTAAGAAAGGGAAGAAAGGGGTTGGAGATGGTGAGGCGGAGAAGTATGTGGCAAAGTATAGGGAGGACTCGGCGAAATGTGCTGCAGTAGTTGAGGAGGCTGTGAGGGAGGTTCTTGGGAATGGGAATGGGTTTAGGAAGagaaaggggaaggggaagggggtTGTGGACGGCGCAGAAGCgaagaaattaaagatttg GATGGGCAAGAGAAAAGTGGATGAAAGTGACAGTGAAGGAATGGACGAAGATAGCAGTGATGAGGAAAATGAGAAATCTGTTGTTTTAAATAATGGTAGTCATTCAGATTCAAATAAAGAAGTTGAGGGAAATTCAGACTCAGTTACTGGAATTCGAGACGGAGAATGTTCTGGTGGTGCCTCATGCAGCTCTGAGGAAGAAAAGGAGGCTTCTTCAGAGCGAAGCTTGAAATCTAATCCCTGTGGAGAAGTTGCCTTGAACAAAGAGGATGAATTGGTTGAAGCACAGATTCTTGAGGAAACAGTAGCACAGAATGCCAATGTAGCTTGCTTGAAGACAGAAGAGATTTCTGAAACTGAAGCACTTGAGGCTGAAAAGAAGGAGAATGTTGGACCTGATTCTCAATGTCCAGATGCTTCAAGTTCTGGAAATGGAGGAATTATTGAAAGCGGACTGGTTATTCCTGAAGCCAATGGTTTCTCTCAATCAAAACCTGAGTCAAATGAATTAGTTAACGAAGGCAATGGAGATATGGAGAAACCACTAATTTTTGATGAATTCAATTCAGCATCAGAGTTGGAG GTACTTGGCATGGAAAGGCTGAAGACTGAGCTGCAGGTCCGTGGGCTTAAATGTGGAGGTACTTTGCAGGAACGCGCTGCACGGCTTTTCCTCTTGAAATCTACCCCTTTGGAGAAGCTTCCCAAAAAACTACTTGCTAAGAAATGA